The Acidobacteriota bacterium genome has a window encoding:
- a CDS encoding DUF1573 domain-containing protein gives MLGKHALKPGEKTELTVSYETEGRPGPFEKKVMLATNIPGGKSIEIFSIKGEVLEAPGAKISVEPRRVTLKGEERAAGKVQRFVVKNEGSLPLVVKEIRSKDGKTVYFGGADEGALTVQPGQSGELELKIPGKPGEKAEREFLLVDSNARNAGASGLFLLIQYDAP, from the coding sequence ATGCTTGGAAAGCATGCACTCAAACCGGGCGAAAAGACGGAACTCACGGTCAGCTATGAAACGGAAGGGAGGCCGGGGCCCTTCGAGAAAAAGGTCATGCTGGCCACCAACATTCCCGGGGGGAAAAGCATCGAGATCTTCAGCATCAAGGGGGAGGTCCTGGAAGCCCCCGGGGCCAAGATCTCCGTGGAACCGAGGAGGGTGACGCTCAAGGGGGAGGAGCGCGCCGCGGGGAAGGTCCAGCGGTTCGTCGTGAAAAACGAAGGCTCGCTCCCTCTCGTGGTCAAGGAGATCCGGTCCAAGGACGGGAAGACGGTGTACTTCGGCGGCGCGGACGAGGGGGCGCTGACGGTCCAGCCGGGCCAGAGCGGCGAACTCGAGCTCAAGATCCCCGGAAAACCGGGGGAAAAAGCCGAGCGGGAGTTCCTGCTGGTCGATTCCAACGCCAGGAACGCCGGGGCCTCGGGCCTTTTCCTGCTGATCCAGTACGACGCCCCGTAG
- a CDS encoding DUF1573 domain-containing protein, with the protein MKYGKTAMAALGMAALLALAAPPVDADAGVGELTATPAHHEFGQVPEGETARVTAVVQNTGSAEVEITNVRTS; encoded by the coding sequence ATGAAATACGGAAAAACGGCGATGGCCGCGCTCGGCATGGCGGCGTTGTTGGCGCTGGCGGCGCCCCCGGTAGATGCGGACGCGGGGGTCGGGGAACTCACCGCCACCCCGGCGCACCATGAGTTCGGCCAGGTGCCGGAGGGGGAAACGGCCCGGGTGACGGCCGTCGTGCAGAACACCGGGAGCGCGGAGGTGGAGATCACCAACGTGAGGACCAGTTGA